One part of the Sciurus carolinensis chromosome 4, mSciCar1.2, whole genome shotgun sequence genome encodes these proteins:
- the Cenpm gene encoding centromere protein M isoform X6, giving the protein MSVLKPLDKLPALNTATGLLVGTEDALLQQLADSMLKEDCASELRVHLAKSLPLPSNVNRPRIDLIVFVINLHSKYSLQHVQESLRHVDASFFLGRVCFLSTGVPPENSKLSPGVPSCTRDICDLSASLN; this is encoded by the exons ATGTCGGTGTTAAAGCCGCTGGACAAGCTGCCCGCCCTGAACACGGCCACCGGCTTG CTGGTGGGCACGGAGGATGCTCTCCTGCAGCAGCTGGCAGACTCGATGCTCAAAGAGGACTGCGCGTCCGAGCTGAGGGT CCACTTGGCAAAGTCCCTCCCTTTACCGTCCAATGTGAATCGGCCTCGAATCGACCTGATTGTGTTCGTGATTAACCTTCATAGCAAATACAG TCTGCAGCACGTGCAGGAGTCCCTGCGCCATGTGGACGCCAGCTTCTTCCTGGGGAGGGTGTGCTTCCTTAGCACAGGTG TCCCTCCAGAAAACTCAAAACTGAGTCCTGGTGTCCCCTCCTGCACCAGGGACATATGTGACCTGTCTGCCTCTCTTAACTGA
- the Cenpm gene encoding centromere protein M isoform X1 produces the protein MSVLKPLDKLPALNTATGLLVGTEDALLQQLADSMLKEDCASELRVHLAKSLPLPSNVNRPRIDLIVFVINLHSKYSLQHVQESLRHVDASFFLGRVCFLSTGAGQEHHCSIHRNTVLKLAHTYRSPLLFCDLEVRTLTTVADVTLGRGEGSVVHRGNIRNAHRRVTEDQVEDFRATMAQRLVRMLLVCAGHVPGVSALSLLSLLRSSETPPPEEL, from the exons ATGTCGGTGTTAAAGCCGCTGGACAAGCTGCCCGCCCTGAACACGGCCACCGGCTTG CTGGTGGGCACGGAGGATGCTCTCCTGCAGCAGCTGGCAGACTCGATGCTCAAAGAGGACTGCGCGTCCGAGCTGAGGGT CCACTTGGCAAAGTCCCTCCCTTTACCGTCCAATGTGAATCGGCCTCGAATCGACCTGATTGTGTTCGTGATTAACCTTCATAGCAAATACAG TCTGCAGCACGTGCAGGAGTCCCTGCGCCATGTGGACGCCAGCTTCTTCCTGGGGAGGGTGTGCTTCCTTAGCACAGGTG CTGGGCAGGAGCACCACTGCAGCATTCACCGGAACACGGTGCTGAAGCTGGCCCACACCTACCGAAGCCCCCTGCTCTTCTGTGACCTGGAGGTGAGGACTCTTACCACAGTGGCTGATGTTACACTCGGGCGTGGGGAAGGGTCGGTCGTACACCGTGGGAACATCAGGAATGCTCATCGCAGGGTCACTGAGGACCAG GTGGAAGACTTTCGAGCCACCATGGCGCAGCGTCTGGTGCGCATGCTGCTGGTCTGTGCTGGTCACGTGCCTGGTGTCTCGGCCCTGAGTCTGCTGTCTCTGCTGAGGAGCTCTGAGACCCCTCCGCCAGAGGAGCTGTGA
- the Cenpm gene encoding centromere protein M isoform X5, giving the protein MSVLKPLDKLPALNTATGLLVGTEDALLQQLADSMLKEDCASELRVHLAKSLPLPSNVNRPRIDLIVFVINLHSKYSLQHVQESLRHVDASFFLGRVCFLSTGGTYVTCLPLLTEPGGQCLAQVTLAELRGAGLPVL; this is encoded by the exons ATGTCGGTGTTAAAGCCGCTGGACAAGCTGCCCGCCCTGAACACGGCCACCGGCTTG CTGGTGGGCACGGAGGATGCTCTCCTGCAGCAGCTGGCAGACTCGATGCTCAAAGAGGACTGCGCGTCCGAGCTGAGGGT CCACTTGGCAAAGTCCCTCCCTTTACCGTCCAATGTGAATCGGCCTCGAATCGACCTGATTGTGTTCGTGATTAACCTTCATAGCAAATACAG TCTGCAGCACGTGCAGGAGTCCCTGCGCCATGTGGACGCCAGCTTCTTCCTGGGGAGGGTGTGCTTCCTTAGCACAGGTG GGACATATGTGACCTGTCTGCCTCTCTTAACTGAACCTGGAGGGCAGTGCTTGGCACAGGTCACGCTTGCTGAGCTCCGAGGAGCCGGGCTCCCAGTTCTCTGA
- the Tnfrsf13c gene encoding tumor necrosis factor receptor superfamily member 13C, with product MRRGARSVRGRDGPAPTPYVQAQCFDPLIRLCVNCRLLRTPEPGSASPASGPRSLPSVPCPLSPSPPPAPAAGVSSQAPGTALQPQESVGAGARPEAVLPLPGLLFGAPALLGLALALALALVALVSWRWQQRRRTASLEAPDGGQDEPLDNVFDPSSGTLNASAPVWPPPRTPEDPGNSTPGHSVPVPATELGSTELVTTKTASPEQQ from the exons ATGCGGCGCGGGGCCAGGAGCGTGCGGGGCAGGGACGGGCCGGCGCCCACGCCCTACGTCCAGGCCCAGTGCTTCGACCCGCTGATCCGCCTCTGCGTCAACTGCAGGCTCCTCCGCACACCTGAGCCTGGATCGG CCTCACCTGCCTCCGGCCCGCGGTCCCTCCCCTCGGttccctgccctctctccccGTCCCCTCCGCCCGCGCCAGCCGCCGGCGTGAGCAGCCAGGCACCCGGGACGGCGCTGCAGCCGCAGGAGTCGGTGGGCGCTGGGGCCCGGCCCGAGGCCGTGCTGCCCCTGCCCGGGCTGCTCTTCGGTGCCCCCGCGCTGCTGGGCCTGGcgctggccctggccctggccctggtggCCCTGGTGAGCTGGAGGTGGCAGCAGCGGCGCAGGACGGCCTCCCTAGAGGCCCCAGACGGAGGCCAGGACG AGCCCCTGGACAATGTCTTCGACCCCTCCTCGGGAACCCTCAATGCCTCAGCTCCTGTCTGGCCTCCACCCAGAACACCAGAAGACCCAGGCAACAGCACACCTGGCCACAGTGTGCCTGTGCCAGCCACAGAGCTGGGCTCCACTGAGCTGGTGACCACCAAGACCGCCAGCCCTGAGCAACAATAG
- the Cenpm gene encoding centromere protein M isoform X7 has product MSVLKPLDKLPALNTATGLLVGTEDALLQQLADSMLKEDCASELRVHLAKSLPLPSNVNRPRIDLIVFVINLHSKYSLQHVQESLRHVDASFFLGRVCFLSTGGLSPMGQLRN; this is encoded by the exons ATGTCGGTGTTAAAGCCGCTGGACAAGCTGCCCGCCCTGAACACGGCCACCGGCTTG CTGGTGGGCACGGAGGATGCTCTCCTGCAGCAGCTGGCAGACTCGATGCTCAAAGAGGACTGCGCGTCCGAGCTGAGGGT CCACTTGGCAAAGTCCCTCCCTTTACCGTCCAATGTGAATCGGCCTCGAATCGACCTGATTGTGTTCGTGATTAACCTTCATAGCAAATACAG TCTGCAGCACGTGCAGGAGTCCCTGCGCCATGTGGACGCCAGCTTCTTCCTGGGGAGGGTGTGCTTCCTTAGCACAGGTG GATTGTCACCCATGGGCCAGTTAAGAAACTGA
- the Cenpm gene encoding centromere protein M isoform X3 gives MSVLKPLDKLPALNTATGLLVGTEDALLQQLADSMLKEDCASELRVHLAKSLPLPSNVNRPRIDLIVFVINLHSKYSLQHVQESLRHVDASFFLGRVCFLSTGAGQEHHCSIHRNTVLKLAHTYRSPLLFCDLEVEDFRATMAQRLVRMLLVCAGHVPGVSALSLLSLLRSSETPPPEEL, from the exons ATGTCGGTGTTAAAGCCGCTGGACAAGCTGCCCGCCCTGAACACGGCCACCGGCTTG CTGGTGGGCACGGAGGATGCTCTCCTGCAGCAGCTGGCAGACTCGATGCTCAAAGAGGACTGCGCGTCCGAGCTGAGGGT CCACTTGGCAAAGTCCCTCCCTTTACCGTCCAATGTGAATCGGCCTCGAATCGACCTGATTGTGTTCGTGATTAACCTTCATAGCAAATACAG TCTGCAGCACGTGCAGGAGTCCCTGCGCCATGTGGACGCCAGCTTCTTCCTGGGGAGGGTGTGCTTCCTTAGCACAGGTG CTGGGCAGGAGCACCACTGCAGCATTCACCGGAACACGGTGCTGAAGCTGGCCCACACCTACCGAAGCCCCCTGCTCTTCTGTGACCTGGAG GTGGAAGACTTTCGAGCCACCATGGCGCAGCGTCTGGTGCGCATGCTGCTGGTCTGTGCTGGTCACGTGCCTGGTGTCTCGGCCCTGAGTCTGCTGTCTCTGCTGAGGAGCTCTGAGACCCCTCCGCCAGAGGAGCTGTGA
- the Cenpm gene encoding centromere protein M isoform X2 has product MLKEDCASELRVHLAKSLPLPSNVNRPRIDLIVFVINLHSKYSLQHVQESLRHVDASFFLGRVCFLSTGAGQEHHCSIHRNTVLKLAHTYRSPLLFCDLEVRTLTTVADVTLGRGEGSVVHRGNIRNAHRRVTEDQVEDFRATMAQRLVRMLLVCAGHVPGVSALSLLSLLRSSETPPPEEL; this is encoded by the exons ATGCTCAAAGAGGACTGCGCGTCCGAGCTGAGGGT CCACTTGGCAAAGTCCCTCCCTTTACCGTCCAATGTGAATCGGCCTCGAATCGACCTGATTGTGTTCGTGATTAACCTTCATAGCAAATACAG TCTGCAGCACGTGCAGGAGTCCCTGCGCCATGTGGACGCCAGCTTCTTCCTGGGGAGGGTGTGCTTCCTTAGCACAGGTG CTGGGCAGGAGCACCACTGCAGCATTCACCGGAACACGGTGCTGAAGCTGGCCCACACCTACCGAAGCCCCCTGCTCTTCTGTGACCTGGAGGTGAGGACTCTTACCACAGTGGCTGATGTTACACTCGGGCGTGGGGAAGGGTCGGTCGTACACCGTGGGAACATCAGGAATGCTCATCGCAGGGTCACTGAGGACCAG GTGGAAGACTTTCGAGCCACCATGGCGCAGCGTCTGGTGCGCATGCTGCTGGTCTGTGCTGGTCACGTGCCTGGTGTCTCGGCCCTGAGTCTGCTGTCTCTGCTGAGGAGCTCTGAGACCCCTCCGCCAGAGGAGCTGTGA
- the Cenpm gene encoding centromere protein M isoform X4: MSVLKPLDKLPALNTATGLLVGTEDALLQQLADSMLKEDCASELRVHLAKSLPLPSNVNRPRIDLIVFVINLHSKYSLQHVQESLRHVDASFFLGRVCFLSTGGGRLSSHHGAASGAHAAGLCWSRAWCLGPESAVSAEEL; the protein is encoded by the exons ATGTCGGTGTTAAAGCCGCTGGACAAGCTGCCCGCCCTGAACACGGCCACCGGCTTG CTGGTGGGCACGGAGGATGCTCTCCTGCAGCAGCTGGCAGACTCGATGCTCAAAGAGGACTGCGCGTCCGAGCTGAGGGT CCACTTGGCAAAGTCCCTCCCTTTACCGTCCAATGTGAATCGGCCTCGAATCGACCTGATTGTGTTCGTGATTAACCTTCATAGCAAATACAG TCTGCAGCACGTGCAGGAGTCCCTGCGCCATGTGGACGCCAGCTTCTTCCTGGGGAGGGTGTGCTTCCTTAGCACAGGTG GTGGAAGACTTTCGAGCCACCATGGCGCAGCGTCTGGTGCGCATGCTGCTGGTCTGTGCTGGTCACGTGCCTGGTGTCTCGGCCCTGAGTCTGCTGTCTCTGCTGAGGAGCTCTGA